In Paenibacillus sp. FSL R7-0345, a single window of DNA contains:
- a CDS encoding PrkA family serine protein kinase, translated as MDIFERIASYRAENDRLAWSGTFKDYIGLLRKDPSPAKTAHSRVYDMIKSHGVEDINGRKRYKFFEQEIFGLDRAVEKLVEEYFHSAARRLDVRKRILLLMGPVSGGKSTLVTLLKRGLEQYSRTDAGAVYAIDGCPMHEEPLHLIPLELRPEIERELGVRIEGNLCPSCQMRLKNEYNGDIEQVRVTRVILSEEERIGIGTFSPSDPKSQDIADLTGSIDFSTITEFGSESDPRAYRFDGELNKANRGLMEFQEMLKCDEKFLWNLLSLTQEGNFKAGRFALISADELIVAHTNETEYKSFISNKKNEALQSRMIVMPVPYNLRVSEEEKIYAKLIGQSDMKHVHIAPHALRAAAIFSILTRLKDSKKQGMDLIKKLRMYDGEEVEGYKEADLKEMQTEYLDEGMSGIDPRYVINRISSALIKGDLQCMNALDVLRAIKDGLDSHPSITKEERERYLNFISIARKEYDILAKSEVQKAFVYSFEESAKTLFENYLDNIEAYCNWTKIRDPLTDEEMEPDERLMRSIEEQIGISENAKKAFREEILIRISAYSRKGKKFEYNNHDRLREAIEKKLFTDLKDIVKITTSSKTPDESQLKRINEVSRRLMEDHNYCPICANELLKYVGSLLNR; from the coding sequence TACGACATGATCAAATCACACGGCGTGGAGGACATTAACGGACGCAAGCGGTATAAGTTTTTTGAGCAGGAGATCTTTGGTCTTGACCGTGCAGTAGAAAAGCTGGTGGAGGAGTATTTCCATTCCGCTGCCCGCCGGCTCGATGTCCGTAAACGGATTCTGTTGTTAATGGGTCCGGTCAGCGGCGGTAAATCAACACTGGTTACACTTTTAAAACGCGGCCTGGAGCAGTATTCACGTACCGATGCCGGCGCCGTATATGCAATTGATGGCTGCCCGATGCATGAGGAGCCGCTGCACCTGATTCCGCTGGAGCTTCGTCCGGAGATTGAGCGCGAGCTCGGTGTACGCATTGAAGGCAACCTGTGCCCGTCCTGCCAGATGCGGCTGAAAAATGAATACAACGGCGACATCGAGCAGGTCAGGGTTACCCGTGTTATTTTATCGGAAGAAGAACGTATCGGCATCGGGACCTTCAGCCCGTCCGATCCGAAATCGCAGGATATTGCCGACTTGACCGGCAGCATCGACTTCTCGACCATCACAGAATTCGGCTCGGAATCCGATCCGCGTGCTTACCGGTTTGACGGGGAGCTGAACAAGGCCAACCGCGGCCTTATGGAGTTCCAGGAAATGCTGAAATGCGATGAGAAGTTCCTGTGGAACCTGCTGTCCCTGACCCAGGAAGGCAATTTCAAGGCCGGGCGGTTCGCACTGATCAGTGCAGATGAGCTCATCGTGGCCCACACCAATGAAACAGAATACAAGTCCTTTATTTCTAATAAAAAGAATGAAGCGCTGCAGTCCCGCATGATCGTTATGCCGGTGCCTTACAACCTGAGAGTATCGGAAGAGGAAAAAATCTACGCCAAGCTGATCGGCCAAAGCGATATGAAGCATGTGCATATTGCGCCGCATGCCCTGCGGGCCGCTGCGATCTTCTCCATCCTGACCCGGCTGAAGGACAGCAAGAAGCAGGGCATGGACCTGATTAAAAAGCTGCGGATGTACGACGGCGAAGAGGTGGAAGGCTACAAGGAAGCCGACCTCAAGGAAATGCAGACCGAGTATCTGGATGAAGGCATGTCCGGGATTGATCCGCGGTATGTCATTAACCGGATTTCCAGTGCCCTGATCAAGGGCGACCTGCAGTGCATGAATGCGCTGGATGTGCTGCGGGCGATCAAGGACGGACTGGATTCCCACCCTTCGATCACCAAAGAAGAGCGCGAGCGTTACCTGAACTTTATTTCCATTGCCCGTAAGGAATACGACATTCTCGCCAAAAGCGAAGTGCAAAAGGCATTCGTTTACTCTTTTGAAGAATCAGCCAAAACACTGTTTGAGAACTACCTCGACAATATCGAGGCGTACTGCAACTGGACCAAAATCCGTGATCCGCTTACGGATGAAGAGATGGAGCCGGATGAGCGGCTGATGCGTTCGATTGAAGAGCAGATCGGTATCTCCGAAAATGCCAAAAAGGCCTTCCGCGAAGAAATCCTGATCCGCATCTCGGCTTATTCCCGCAAAGGCAAGAAGTTTGAATACAACAATCATGACCGGCTGCGCGAGGCGATTGAGAAAAAGCTGTTCACCGATCTGAAGGATATCGTGAAGATTACCACCTCGTCCAAGACGCCGGATGAAAGCCAGCTGAAACGGATCAACGAGGTATCCAGACGCCTGATGGAGGATCATAACTACTGCCCGATCTGCGCCAACGAGCTGCTGAAATATGTCGGCAGCCTGTTAAACCGGTAA
- a CDS encoding transposase, translating to MYILQESLFSFEELQKIESKERLPIFFSALDLRPYARQLRNPSPRGADGHCRQGILRALLAAPLENIDTFTGLARRLEFDLRFRYQCGLRLDIFAPSISTLSRVFADLTRKNLAQQLFEDLVAQCQEAGILGGTHVAIDSAAIHAYEKKEPKRKSELTGNANWGVKLDAFGNKVKWFGYKLHLAVDTKSELPIALNVTPAHVNDGDEGPTLMKRTVERFKPRFFMLDAGYDQMKNYETARSVKAQAIIPMNPRNEKEPPAGMTSKGTPCCSMGFPMTYWGQEKERLKFRCPHATGKVDCPLGMTACSTSNYGMVVKVDTQQDLRRYAMPHRESRGWKELYNKRTSVERCNSRMKTYLTADQLHVWGIQKVTTHQYLNAIVLLASALAVSRQRVVTAA from the coding sequence TTGTATATTCTCCAAGAAAGTCTATTTTCCTTTGAGGAGCTTCAAAAAATCGAATCGAAAGAACGACTGCCTATCTTTTTTAGTGCACTGGACTTACGACCGTATGCGAGGCAATTGAGAAACCCTTCACCCCGAGGAGCGGATGGGCACTGCCGTCAAGGCATTCTTCGCGCATTACTCGCGGCTCCCTTAGAGAACATCGATACGTTCACCGGCCTAGCGCGTAGACTGGAGTTTGACCTTCGTTTCCGTTACCAATGTGGACTTCGGCTGGACATCTTCGCCCCTTCGATCTCTACGTTAAGCCGGGTTTTTGCCGACTTGACTCGCAAAAACCTCGCCCAGCAGTTGTTTGAGGATCTTGTCGCTCAGTGCCAAGAAGCTGGAATCCTAGGCGGCACTCATGTCGCCATCGACAGCGCAGCCATTCACGCTTACGAGAAAAAAGAACCTAAGCGAAAAAGCGAACTCACCGGCAATGCCAATTGGGGAGTAAAACTCGATGCGTTTGGCAACAAAGTTAAGTGGTTTGGCTATAAGCTGCATCTGGCCGTCGATACGAAGAGTGAACTTCCGATTGCCCTAAACGTTACACCTGCTCATGTGAATGATGGCGATGAGGGACCTACACTCATGAAGCGAACCGTCGAACGATTCAAGCCTCGTTTTTTCATGCTGGATGCAGGATATGACCAAATGAAAAACTACGAAACGGCTCGCAGCGTCAAGGCCCAAGCGATTATTCCAATGAATCCGCGGAATGAAAAGGAACCCCCTGCAGGTATGACAAGCAAAGGGACACCTTGCTGTTCGATGGGGTTTCCGATGACGTATTGGGGACAGGAAAAGGAACGTTTGAAGTTTCGTTGTCCACACGCTACGGGGAAAGTGGATTGTCCTTTAGGCATGACGGCTTGCTCCACTTCCAATTATGGGATGGTGGTCAAGGTCGACACTCAGCAAGACCTTCGCCGCTATGCAATGCCGCACCGAGAAAGTCGGGGCTGGAAGGAACTCTACAACAAGCGAACCAGTGTAGAACGCTGTAATTCTCGAATGAAGACCTATCTAACCGCAGACCAATTGCATGTTTGGGGTATTCAAAAAGTTACGACTCACCAATATTTGAATGCCATTGTGCTGCTTGCTTCTGCGCTCGCTGTATCGAGACAAAGAGTCGTAACTGCCGCTTAA
- a CDS encoding SLC13 family permease — MTMEMILALGILILMIVMIMSDKFAFGAPPIIACLLLVVTGLSTVPEAFAGFINPSVIMIAGFMVVMAGLMKTDFIGKVQSAMVALVNKGGYKSYVLLVVVVMLGASLAGSGSTGYYVLILSIVSAIPYNKKMPTSKLMMPLGFATNHPLVPFNVALFYGVTVSVLETAGYAGGLSMAKFAVVNLVLSLGFLAWTLIAYRLLPDHPVSGVSGDDQEVMEASTSSLPAWKENSTIAAFIISVIGMMLMSQIGNAAYVIPGLAGAFLLIINVLDFKEVRNNMGAPVILMMAGVIGVADALANSGFTTMIGEAVAAGLGSSISPFILILMFALLTSTCSTFTGSNMGSVFIFAPIAITTSLSLGLNPVAAAAAVAISGWNGGYMPIDGMPAMILGMGKYKLSQFWMFSVPMYLIRILAICIGAMLMFPVNG; from the coding sequence ATGACAATGGAAATGATTCTCGCCTTGGGTATTTTGATCCTGATGATTGTAATGATCATGTCAGACAAATTTGCTTTCGGTGCACCCCCGATCATAGCTTGTCTGTTACTGGTAGTCACCGGCCTGTCCACTGTTCCGGAGGCTTTTGCCGGATTTATAAATCCCAGCGTGATTATGATTGCCGGTTTCATGGTCGTTATGGCAGGACTGATGAAAACGGATTTTATCGGCAAGGTCCAGTCCGCAATGGTCGCTCTCGTCAATAAGGGCGGCTACAAGAGCTATGTTCTTCTGGTTGTGGTCGTTATGCTGGGCGCCAGCCTGGCAGGCTCCGGTTCCACCGGTTATTATGTACTCATTCTGTCCATCGTTTCTGCCATCCCTTACAATAAAAAAATGCCCACCTCCAAGCTGATGATGCCTTTGGGCTTTGCTACTAATCATCCTTTGGTGCCTTTCAATGTAGCGCTTTTCTATGGTGTTACTGTCAGTGTACTGGAGACGGCCGGTTATGCCGGCGGCCTGTCCATGGCAAAGTTTGCTGTGGTAAATCTGGTTCTCTCCCTTGGTTTCCTGGCGTGGACCTTGATTGCTTACCGTCTGCTGCCAGATCATCCGGTCAGCGGAGTTTCGGGAGATGACCAGGAGGTAATGGAGGCGAGTACTTCGTCATTGCCTGCATGGAAGGAAAACAGCACGATCGCTGCCTTTATCATCAGTGTGATCGGTATGATGCTTATGAGCCAGATTGGTAATGCTGCTTATGTCATTCCCGGACTTGCCGGAGCCTTCCTGTTGATTATCAATGTGCTTGATTTTAAAGAAGTCCGTAACAATATGGGTGCGCCAGTAATCCTTATGATGGCCGGTGTAATCGGTGTGGCTGATGCTCTGGCAAACTCCGGTTTTACAACAATGATTGGGGAAGCGGTTGCAGCCGGGCTAGGCTCAAGCATCAGCCCGTTCATTCTGATCCTAATGTTCGCCCTGCTAACCAGCACCTGCTCTACGTTTACCGGATCAAATATGGGGTCTGTATTCATCTTTGCACCGATTGCAATTACAACCAGCCTGAGCCTGGGACTTAATCCTGTCGCTGCCGCAGCTGCAGTTGCCATATCCGGATGGAACGGCGGATACATGCCAATCGACGGGATGCCGGCAATGATTCTGGGGATGGGTAAATATAAGCTGTCCCAGTTTTGGATGTTCTCCGTACCGATGTATCTAATCCGCATTCTTGCGATCTGTATCGGCGCTATGCTTATGTTTCCTGTAAACGGTTAA
- a CDS encoding PrpR N-terminal domain-containing protein, whose translation MANKIKLLGIAPYEELNHSMTVIGEQFGEIDIHIYTADLEEGQQLVSELSEENYDAIISRGGTASLIHQSVSIPVIDVSISVYDILGAIKLANNYTSNFAIIGYPSITETAHLICDILQYNIKIITLDNPVSADYLLDQLKAEQYEMVLCDAVTHKMALSKSINTILITSGIESIKHAYRQAISLVNDLKQIRQKNELLTACFHTQSQKVTIFDQELQTVFTNIDPKLEKSIRHFLATKNNLEGEQQFYHTHNTQVYQLKIKRLDLEDGYFLCEVKNSTPPLINNSFGVSYMNKAEVEEIINKKLLFTSYIQESSKHQLDKLGSHYNAMLIFGESGTAKTSLAYTAYLKQKNHTSNLIVIHSELVNERTWKYLLNSSNGPLVETGNTLLFKNVEQMSIQDVERLLTIISNTRLLQKNNILFTYSTKSADKDKQIFNRIMTEVDCGSIYSPSIEERKNELSGIITLLLNKINIECNKEVIGFDPKALRELLSFSWPGNLNQLEQTVKKLVLYSNSYYISEYQVLELLKHERTESPSVNIDSNLAQHLVEDKTLFDYSREIVIAVLEQNKGNQTKTAKQLGISRTTLWRYLRIE comes from the coding sequence ATGGCCAACAAAATTAAACTGCTCGGCATTGCGCCTTATGAAGAATTGAATCATTCCATGACGGTTATCGGAGAGCAATTCGGGGAAATCGATATTCATATCTATACCGCCGACCTGGAAGAAGGACAGCAGCTGGTATCAGAATTATCTGAAGAAAACTACGATGCGATTATTTCCAGAGGCGGTACTGCCAGCTTAATTCACCAGTCGGTCTCCATCCCTGTTATAGATGTATCTATTTCCGTGTATGACATTTTGGGTGCAATTAAGCTCGCCAATAACTACACCAGCAATTTTGCCATTATAGGCTATCCCAGCATTACCGAAACGGCTCATCTGATCTGCGATATTTTGCAATACAACATTAAGATCATTACCCTGGATAATCCCGTAAGTGCCGATTACCTGTTAGACCAGTTAAAAGCGGAGCAGTATGAGATGGTGCTATGTGACGCCGTTACTCACAAGATGGCCCTCAGCAAGTCCATTAATACCATCCTGATTACCTCCGGAATTGAGAGCATCAAGCATGCCTACCGGCAAGCCATCTCACTGGTTAATGACCTCAAACAAATCAGGCAAAAAAATGAGCTGCTGACCGCCTGCTTCCATACCCAGTCCCAGAAGGTCACCATTTTCGATCAGGAGCTGCAAACGGTTTTTACGAATATCGATCCTAAGCTGGAGAAATCGATCCGTCATTTTCTCGCTACGAAAAACAACTTAGAGGGTGAACAGCAGTTTTATCACACCCATAACACACAGGTTTATCAGTTGAAAATAAAGCGGCTGGACCTGGAGGACGGCTACTTTCTGTGCGAGGTTAAAAATTCAACCCCGCCGCTCATAAACAACAGCTTTGGTGTAAGCTACATGAATAAAGCTGAGGTCGAGGAGATTATCAATAAAAAGCTTTTATTTACCTCTTATATTCAGGAATCCTCTAAACATCAGCTGGACAAATTGGGCTCCCATTATAATGCCATGCTGATTTTTGGAGAAAGCGGCACTGCCAAGACAAGCCTGGCCTACACAGCCTATCTTAAGCAAAAAAATCATACGAGCAATCTGATTGTGATTCATTCCGAGCTGGTTAATGAACGGACCTGGAAATACCTGCTCAATTCCTCCAACGGCCCTTTGGTCGAAACGGGAAATACGCTCCTGTTTAAAAATGTGGAGCAGATGAGCATTCAGGATGTAGAACGATTGCTGACCATCATCAGCAACACCAGGCTGCTGCAGAAAAACAATATTTTGTTCACCTACAGTACAAAGAGTGCGGATAAGGACAAACAGATTTTCAACCGGATTATGACAGAGGTGGATTGCGGCAGTATTTACTCGCCTTCCATTGAAGAAAGAAAAAATGAACTGTCCGGGATTATCACCCTTCTGCTCAACAAAATCAACATTGAATGCAACAAGGAAGTGATCGGCTTTGATCCTAAAGCGTTAAGGGAATTGCTCAGCTTCAGCTGGCCGGGAAATCTGAATCAACTGGAGCAGACGGTTAAAAAGCTGGTGCTGTATTCCAACTCCTACTATATTTCTGAGTATCAGGTGCTTGAGCTGTTAAAGCATGAACGAACAGAATCGCCGTCCGTAAATATTGATTCTAATCTGGCCCAGCATCTGGTTGAAGACAAGACGCTTTTTGACTATTCAAGAGAAATTGTCATCGCTGTTCTTGAGCAGAACAAAGGCAATCAGACGAAAACAGCCAAGCAGCTCGGGATAAGCAGAACAACCCTGTGGCGTTACCTCAGAATAGAATGA